The following are encoded in a window of Deltaproteobacteria bacterium genomic DNA:
- a CDS encoding IS256 family transposase: MTQRATIENYAQAVRIVKEMNIDYHQWKENDWKEEGRKAVKQVIEDRMAAYLERQFLEISNQGIYDRRNGYYSRHLLTGLGDIELDVPRTRTFSAISVLKAYARRSPDIDQMILGCFVLGLSTRKVGEALLSVLGERISPSTVSIVAKTLDKAVEAFHRRRLADKYKAIILDGVVLTKKTGVGAIKKIVLVALGIRHDLKKEVIDFYIAGSESEAEWERFLTNLYKRGLLGEGTDVLCVDGGKGLLAALKTVYPDIPIQRCWAHKMRNIINKVKKKDTEEVKKDLRRIYRAKDERKARSSARVFADKWERIYPKAVLCLRKDIDALLTFFRFKEEPVRKAVRTTNAIERRFREVRRRTRPMGVFSDRTSMERILYAVFTYENKKEGTNTPFLLTHNN, translated from the coding sequence ATGACTCAAAGAGCCACAATAGAGAATTATGCACAGGCAGTAAGGATAGTCAAGGAAATGAATATTGACTATCACCAGTGGAAAGAGAACGATTGGAAGGAAGAAGGCAGGAAGGCGGTTAAACAAGTAATAGAGGACAGGATGGCTGCTTATCTGGAACGGCAGTTCCTTGAGATATCCAATCAAGGTATCTATGACCGCAGGAACGGTTATTACTCAAGGCATCTTCTAACAGGGCTTGGAGATATAGAGCTGGATGTTCCCAGGACAAGGACATTCAGCGCCATATCTGTTCTCAAGGCATATGCAAGACGCAGCCCAGATATAGACCAGATGATTCTGGGTTGTTTTGTTCTTGGGCTATCCACTCGCAAAGTAGGCGAAGCGCTATTAAGCGTGCTGGGAGAGAGGATAAGCCCATCCACTGTATCAATAGTAGCCAAGACCCTTGACAAGGCAGTAGAGGCATTTCACAGGCGCAGACTTGCGGATAAGTATAAGGCCATAATCCTTGATGGTGTTGTGCTAACAAAAAAGACAGGAGTTGGGGCAATAAAGAAGATTGTCCTTGTAGCATTAGGTATACGGCATGATTTAAAGAAAGAGGTTATAGACTTTTATATTGCAGGAAGCGAAAGCGAGGCTGAATGGGAGAGGTTTCTTACAAACCTGTATAAGAGAGGACTTCTCGGAGAAGGAACAGATGTTCTATGTGTTGATGGAGGCAAAGGGCTTCTTGCAGCCCTAAAGACTGTATATCCTGATATTCCAATCCAGAGATGCTGGGCGCATAAGATGAGAAATATCATTAACAAGGTAAAGAAGAAGGATACGGAAGAGGTAAAGAAAGACCTTCGGAGGATATACAGGGCAAAGGATGAAAGGAAGGCAAGAAGCAGCGCAAGGGTATTTGCCGATAAATGGGAGAGGATATATCCTAAAGCAGTTCTTTGCTTAAGAAAGGATATTGATGCTCTTCTTACCTTTTTTAGATTCAAGGAAGAACCTGTAAGGAAAGCTGTAAGGACGACGAACGCAATAGAGAGGAGGTTTAGAGAGGTAAGGAGAAGGACAAGACCTATGGGTGTGTTCAGCGACAGAACGAGTATGGAAAGAATACTGTATGCTGTATTTACCTATGAAAACAAAAAGGAGGGAACTAATACCCCTTTCTTACTGACACATAATAATTGA